The genome window ACGGATACCACGAGCTCGAGTCGGTGGTCCAGTCCATTGATCTTTACGATGGTGTAGCGCTGGGGTCGACACCCGCGCACCGCGTGTCGGGGCAGGGAAGGGAGCTCGGTGTTACCCTGGCCTGCCAGAACCCGCTTGTTCCCCTGGGGCAGGAAAACCTCGCATTCAAAGCGGCGCTTGCTCTTTCGCGTCATGTCGGCGTAGGGGCGGCGGTATGGATAGACATAAAGAAGAGGATCCCGGTGAGCGCCGGGCTTGGCGGGGGAAGCGCTGATGCGGCGGCGGTGCTTCTGGGCCTTAACGAGCTCTGGGGTCTGGGCCTTGACGATGCGGAGCTTGCCGCGATCGGTGAGACGGTTGGGGCGGACGTGCCGTTCTGCCTCACAGGGGGAACCGGGGTCATCAGAGGCAAGGGGGAGAAGATCGAGAGGCTTCCCGCCCTTGAGAACGTGTGGTTCGTCGTGGTGGTCCCCGAAGGCGGGATCAGCACGGCTGAGGCGTACGCAGCATATGACCGACTAAGTGCGGACGAGTCGGATAGCGCCACTCAAGTCGGTGGTGGAGGCGGCCCGCGGGCGGGGTGTGCCACGCCTGCGATGATCCGGGCGGTGGCCGAACATGACCTGCGACGCGTTGTGTCGGGGATTTCCAACGACTTGGAACGCGCCGCCGCAACCATGGTTCCTTCGGTGAGGGACGCAAAGAAGGCGCTGCTTGAGGCGGGAGCCTTGGGCGTGGGGATGTCCGGCTCTGGCCCGGCTGTGTTTGGTATCGCTGAGGACGAGAGGACTGCAAGGGAGATAAGGCGCATCGTCCGTGAGGCATACGATACCACGTTTGTATGTTGTTCGTCCCCGACGGGGCTGGAAAGCATTTCGGTACGGCACTGGAAACGTCGCGACTGAAAACCTTGGCAGTAACGTAGCGGGACACCGTAACTGAAAGAGGAAACGTTGCGGTCGTGACTGGAAAGGAGACGGTACGCGTGGTCGATGCCGTGATCCTGGCGGGAGCCGACAACGATGGGAAGCTTGCTGGATGCGACAGCGCTCGCTATGAGGCCCTCATCGACATCGCCGGAAGACCGATGATCCATTACGTACTCCGTGCTGTTAAGGGATGTTCGAGGATCGGGCGGGTGGTCGTGGTCGGGCCCAAGCAGGCTCTGGCGCAAGTCATCTCGTCCGGGGACGCCATTCTGGTGGAGCGGGCGGGTTCTATCGTGGAGAATCTCAAGGCCGGCATGAGGGCGCTGGGCTCGCCAGAGAAGGTGCTCATTGTCACGGCCGACCTACCTCTCCTCACTACGGAGGCGTTGGAGGATTTCTTCCGGAGAGCCGACGCTAACCCAGCGGAGATCCATTACCCGCTTCTCCGAAAAGAGACGAACGATTCGAAGTTCCCAGGAATGAAGCGCACGTACCTCACTGTTGCCGAAGGGACGTTTACCGGCGGAAACGTCATACTTGCGTCGCCATCGGGGCTCGAGGCATGCGGCCGGCTCTTGGAGCAGGCCGTTGCCACTCGAAAGAAACCCTGGATGATGGCAGCGTTCCTCGGTGTGAGATGCACGGTCAAGTTCGTCTTCAGGCGTTTGTCCATCCACGATGTGGAAAGGCGTCTTCACGCGATCGCGGGCGTCAGGGGCGTGGCCATCATCTCTGAGTTCCCGGAGATCGCCGTGGATGTGGATAAGCCGAGCGACCTCGAGCTCGTGAGGAAACTAGTGACTTCTCCCGCTTGACCGCTTCCCCGCACGGAAGATACGGGTCCGTGTTGGCCGGAAAGCACAAATTGCGATTCCGAGCCTGCCAGAAGAAGGAATCTATGGATGTGTGTGGAATACTCATCCCGGAACCCATCCTGGTTCCTACTCATGGAAGGTGGTGACGGGAATTGAACATCACGGAAGTAAGAGTCAGGCCGGTGAAGACCGATGGGAAGACGCGAGCGATAGCGTCCATAACTTTCGACAACGAGTTCGTGGTAAAAGAGGTAAAGGTGGTCGAGGGACCTACCGGTCTCTTCGTGTCGATGCCCTGCCGAAAGGTGGGGACTAACGGCTACAGGGACATCGCGCACCCCATTACGAAAGAAGCGCGGGAGGAAATCAACAAGGCGGTCATGGCAGCGTACCAAACTCAGGCAAACCC of Bacillota bacterium contains these proteins:
- the ispE gene encoding 4-(cytidine 5'-diphospho)-2-C-methyl-D-erythritol kinase gives rise to the protein MSRVEDKRLLIIARAKLNLTLDILGRRPDGYHELESVVQSIDLYDGVALGSTPAHRVSGQGRELGVTLACQNPLVPLGQENLAFKAALALSRHVGVGAAVWIDIKKRIPVSAGLGGGSADAAAVLLGLNELWGLGLDDAELAAIGETVGADVPFCLTGGTGVIRGKGEKIERLPALENVWFVVVVPEGGISTAEAYAAYDRLSADESDSATQVGGGGGPRAGCATPAMIRAVAEHDLRRVVSGISNDLERAAATMVPSVRDAKKALLEAGALGVGMSGSGPAVFGIAEDERTAREIRRIVREAYDTTFVCCSSPTGLESISVRHWKRRD
- a CDS encoding nucleotidyltransferase family protein, with the translated sequence MTGKETVRVVDAVILAGADNDGKLAGCDSARYEALIDIAGRPMIHYVLRAVKGCSRIGRVVVVGPKQALAQVISSGDAILVERAGSIVENLKAGMRALGSPEKVLIVTADLPLLTTEALEDFFRRADANPAEIHYPLLRKETNDSKFPGMKRTYLTVAEGTFTGGNVILASPSGLEACGRLLEQAVATRKKPWMMAAFLGVRCTVKFVFRRLSIHDVERRLHAIAGVRGVAIISEFPEIAVDVDKPSDLELVRKLVTSPA
- the spoVG gene encoding septation regulator SpoVG, with amino-acid sequence MNITEVRVRPVKTDGKTRAIASITFDNEFVVKEVKVVEGPTGLFVSMPCRKVGTNGYRDIAHPITKEAREEINKAVMAAYQTQANPQAEAN